The Spirosoma oryzicola region CTCGCAATTGCCCGATCGTCTAAGGGTAGGACGACAGATTTTGGTTCTGTTTGTGGAGGTTCGAATCCTTCTCGGGCAACTTTAAAAGCCGCTTAACATTGATTAAGCGGCTTTTTTTGTATCCCTTTTCGCAGAGGCATCAACATTTGGTACTTTTATTCAGGATTTATTAATCGTTAGTTAATTTTTTTTCCTAATCAAAAATACCTACTATTGCCAAGCGATGGACGTAGTCGTATAATTCGCTATATACCTGAAATAAAACGAAATAGCCCGTTTAATATAAGATTGCTGGATAAAATTCGTTTTGTAAACAGAGAACGACAACTGGTATAATTGGTATTTATAACCATAGTTTAACGTTACAAATTTTCCGTTCGTAAGTTCTCAATGTGACCGTACCTTTCTAATTACGTCCAATTGATATAAGATAATGAATTTTAATGCATTTTAGATACATGGAGAAGGACGACAAGGTCAGACGTAACCGCGCTAAAACAACTCAGCGCATTGTAGAAGCGCTGGAAGAAGTAATCGCAGAACGGGGCTTAGAAGGCGTAGGTGTTAACAGAGTAGCTGAAAAGGCTAACGTCAGTAAAGTACTGATCTACCGTTATTTCGGCGGTATGGAAGGACTTCTTGAGTACTACGTGAAAATGGGTAAACTATTTCCAGTATTCAATCCAGCTGTTCTTGATCAAATTCGTCCTTTACAAGATTCCGACGTAGCACGTATCTGGTATCGTCAGGTTATTCAGACCTACCGCTACTTCCGCACGTTTAAAGCAGCCCGTGAGATTCTGAAAGCAACTGTTATCGAAAACGATTCGATTGCAGAAACAACAGCAAAAGCACAGGACGAAGAGATGACTCGGCTTGTTGAGCAGCTTTCGTTTGTTAAAGGAGCTGATACGCAAGCGATTTCGGCGATCATTTTGGGCGCTATGACTTACCTTACGATCATGGCTCAGAACGACCGCACAATGATCAGTATTGATCTTCGGAGCGAAGAGGGTTGGAAGCGGATCGAAAATGCCGTTAAGACCATTTACATCTCTCTGAATAAAATGGCTATTCAGTCGAAAGAAGTTAACCTTGAATTGCAGTCGGCTCACCTGCCGATGGCTCAGTGGTAATTAAGGCTTACACATAAAACGGGTTGAACAGGCAGGGCTACGGCTGCTATCTGTTCAACCCGTTTTGTTTTATTTCTGATTTACCTTGTTTCTTCCGTTACCATCTTTATTAAACTGGGCCTTTACGCAAATTAGGTGCTTGAGCTTATTTTGTTCTGGGTGAGCGGAGCAAAGGGAAATGGAAAGTTAGAAGCTATCCCTGATAACTACAATCCTTGTAAGACCAGTTAGCGAACAAAGAGTACGGACGGGAGGAGCAACTTATCGACCGCGCCCATGACCTGACCGACCGGTTCGACCAAGCCGGGGCCTGCCTATTCGAATCAAACTTCCTGAGTCGGTGCGTAGTAGACCATACCGAACGCATATTCCGTAAAATGTTTTGGACGCATCGGAAGTCTCATTGCTAAAGTCATAATAACCTGTTGTTAACCCAATGGCAAAGCGGGGTGCAATCTGAGCTATGATATTGTACGTCAGTTCCAGCATCAGACTGCCCTGCTGATCGAAGACCCGTCCGGCACCAATGGTCATCTCGTTCGCAAAAACGCCGTAGTTCGCCACGTCCATTGTAACCCGGCCCTCCACAAAGAATGTTGAGTCAGGACGAAGCGCGTTTCGCCCAACCGCAATGCCCAGGTCGATTACGTTGAAGGATTTGCCAACCTCAATGCTTTGCGCGATGCGATCTTTAGGCTTCCCAGCACCCGTATAAATCAGGAATGGTGAAGCACGAACATACCAGGGGGCTGCCTTGAAGTTAAAAACAGAACGGGTCGTATCTTCGGGAGAACGGCTCAAGGCACGGTATGCATCCCGATTCTGGGCCGCTCTCGATTTAAGCGAATCGGTCGGGCTCTGTGCTAACAGGTTGGTTGATTGTACAAGTAGTGTGGTTAAAAAGAACGCTAGTAAACGTACCTGCATGACGACTGGATGATAGATGTCTATTTATAATAGTCTCTAAAAAGAAGAACCGCTGGATCAGCGGTTCTTCTTTTTAGGTTGTACTTACTATCGGCTAGCGACAGCCGTTTTTCTGGTCTGTATTTTCTGAATTACCCACTTACCAACTTTCTCTCCTTCCACTTGTCCATTCTCTAATGCCGAGCGGTAGTGAATTCCGCCGTACATACGACTAATTGAGGCTTCGTCAGCCGCGTTCCGGAATGAAGTAAACGAGCGTACCCCGTGACCGTATGGATGCTCCGTTGAGTCGGTGAAAGCAATATTATCACCAATCAGGTTGGTCAGTACAGTAGCCGCTGCGGTCGAAATAACACTGTGCCCGCTAGGATATTCGGGAAAAGGGGGTGTTTGTAAGAACGGCGTCCATTTGGGATCGATCGATTTATTGATAACCGTTTCGGGCCGAATGGTCTTCGTTCGGTATTTTTCGTCCCAGCAGGAAATAAAGCCATCGGACAGCGCAAACGAAGTTAATGCATACGCTTCAACGGTACGCATCATGTTCAGCTTCTTCTGCCGTGCTACCGTTTCTGCGATAGCGAGCCAATGCCCGCCGGGTGTCATTTTCTTACTGGCGTACATCACGTGGCCAGCTACGTTCATAACGAACGCATTATCATCCCAGAAGTAAGCAATGTCCTGCTCTTTCTTATTTAGTTTTTTGCCGACCTGATATACTTCGTCGAGTTCCTTTTCGTAGGGTGTGCCTTTCTTCAGACTGAAAGGAAAGGGTCGAGGAGGCATAAACTGATTACAGGTATCCATGGCCCAGCAGCGCAGTTTGTTCCATTGAGGCTCCGCAGCATCCATATAAGCGGGCGGTGTCGGTACCCAGGTTCCTTCTTCATTCGTCACGGTATGTTTGAAGCCGCGCGTCTGTTTGTAACTGTCTTTGGCCGCGTAATCCAGAATATGCTTAGCGACCGCTTCACCATACGCCATCGACCGCTCGTAAACCTCATCTGGTACACCATCTTTTTTGTACTGCTCGTAGAAAGGCTTCTCGAAGGTATCGTAAAATTCAACGGAGAAGGTTAGCGCCCGCGCAACCGTCAGAAACGCGTGGGTACTGGCCAATGGAAAGCAGTACTCCTGACCAGGCTGTGGCTTAGGGCTTGCCTGAAAACGCTTTAGTTTACCACCCAGTGATTCGTATTGGGGGTCAAAAGGAACGAGTGCTTCGTAACCAGCTAGATTGGCATAGGAATAGATTCGGCTCGCTACCGGTGGCGAAAAAATATCGTGAATGATAACCTCCGTTAGTTTATTCAGAGCCGAATTATAGTATTCCGGATTAGACGCTTTAGCATTATATTCAGCAGGAGATGCGGACTTTTGACAGCCAACTACGGCTACCCAACAGGCAGCCAGCAGGCAACTAAATCGAAGGGTAAATTTCATAGAATCAGTAACAAGTAAGACGGTACAAACTGGATTTCAACTAATCCATACGTACAAAATTAACGGAAAATACGGGACAAAACGGAGTATCTTCGACTACTTTATTTCAAAAGCAACGGCTTAAAGAGCTGTATACCTGCGCTGTTACGGGCAACGGCGATCAGCATTCCTTTTGTCGTACGAAGGGGACGAATATCCCGGATTTCCCCATTCAGCATAAAGCCAGTATCGACTGGTGATAAGGCCGTAAAATGCCCTTTCCCGTCATTTTGTAAGACTAAGCCATAGTTGGCGTCGTACCGCCCCTGATAGGTACTGACATTATAAAAATTGCCGCCACCCAACACATCCAGATCGCCGTCCTGGTCGATATCAATTGCCTGTAACGCAAAAAGCTTCGATACCTGCGCCATCATCGGAAGTTCGTGCACGACAAATTTACCGTTTCTGTTTTCCAAATAAACCGACGCAAATTGGTTCGCAGTAAATTCCTCCGCTTCGTTCAGCTCCTGGCTGCTCAGCACGTTTTCCAGCGGCTTCCCGGCAAATGATACATAGTCGGTAAAGCGCTTGTTGATTATGCCTGGCATCTGTTTGCCCAGCTCGTCTTTGAAGGCGAGGGGATACCACTCCTTACCTCGGTTGTACGCGATGATCTGCTCCGTTGTCTGGTTGTTGTCAACGTCTTTTACCCACATGCGCAACTGTGAGTCAGGTGTCTTCCGAAGCTTCGTGTTTGTTCCCAGATTGCCCGCTACAAGATCAATATCGCCGTCTCGGTCAAAGTCAGCGGCAATAATGCGCTGAAAAAAGCCATTTAATGGCGTTTCGCTTTCGGTGATCGTGCTAACCTCCGAAAGTTTGCCTTTATCATTGGCGAAAATCTTGATCGGCATCCAGTCACCGGCCAGAATCAAATCCTGATCTTTGTCGCCATCGTAATCGGCCCAGACAGCATCGGTAATCATTCCCGCCTTTCGGAGACCGCTAGCCAGTTTATCCGTCTGATCGGAGAAGTGTCCTTTTCCGTCATTGATCAGCAGGTAGGAGTTCGGCGACTTCCCGTAGTTGAAACCAACAACACGACCGCCAACAAATAAGTCCAGATCACCATCCTGATCGATATCAAAGGGGCGAACGCAGCTTTTGTTGTCGTACATAGGCGGAAGCGCACTGGTAGCCCGGCTAAAATTACCCTGACCGTCGTTTAGGTAAAGTCGATCAAACTGTTCGGGCATTTTATCGTAAAACTCGTTGCCACCCGATACGACATACAGGTCAAGATCTTTATCACCGTCCGCATCGAAGAACGTAGCGTCTACATCTTCATAGGTCGAATCGGCAACAAAGGCTCGTTGAACCGACGGCTTGAAACGTCCATCGGACTGCTGGATCAATAAGCTGCCAGCCTGCCACTTGGCCCCCCCGGCATACACGTCCTCCAATCCATCGCCGTTTACGTCACCAACAGCCAAATGCGGCCCTTCGGTCGATATCTCAAACGGCATCAGGGGTTCACGCACAAAATCGAAATACTCTCTGTTCTCCTTATGCTTGTACGGAATGGAATCATTCGTGGTCATATCGGCGAAGAGCGGGGAGATCGACGGAGCCGTATACCGGAAGTTTTTCCCATCCAGCTTTGCGTTGGTCTGCTGTAGTGTAATTGTTTGATTGGCCTTTACATTCCGCTGGATTTCCATCTGCTGGTTTGGCCAGATCACAATCAGTGAATCAACCGAATCATGTTGTCCAACACCAAACAGCAGTTCTGGCGCAACGGATGATTCAAACCCACGCGTCGGCATCAGCTGCTGAACAAGCGTCGTGTCCTTGTATTTGAGAATTACT contains the following coding sequences:
- a CDS encoding TetR/AcrR family transcriptional regulator yields the protein MEKDDKVRRNRAKTTQRIVEALEEVIAERGLEGVGVNRVAEKANVSKVLIYRYFGGMEGLLEYYVKMGKLFPVFNPAVLDQIRPLQDSDVARIWYRQVIQTYRYFRTFKAAREILKATVIENDSIAETTAKAQDEEMTRLVEQLSFVKGADTQAISAIILGAMTYLTIMAQNDRTMISIDLRSEEGWKRIENAVKTIYISLNKMAIQSKEVNLELQSAHLPMAQW
- a CDS encoding vanadium-dependent haloperoxidase, which gives rise to MKFTLRFSCLLAACWVAVVGCQKSASPAEYNAKASNPEYYNSALNKLTEVIIHDIFSPPVASRIYSYANLAGYEALVPFDPQYESLGGKLKRFQASPKPQPGQEYCFPLASTHAFLTVARALTFSVEFYDTFEKPFYEQYKKDGVPDEVYERSMAYGEAVAKHILDYAAKDSYKQTRGFKHTVTNEEGTWVPTPPAYMDAAEPQWNKLRCWAMDTCNQFMPPRPFPFSLKKGTPYEKELDEVYQVGKKLNKKEQDIAYFWDDNAFVMNVAGHVMYASKKMTPGGHWLAIAETVARQKKLNMMRTVEAYALTSFALSDGFISCWDEKYRTKTIRPETVINKSIDPKWTPFLQTPPFPEYPSGHSVISTAAATVLTNLIGDNIAFTDSTEHPYGHGVRSFTSFRNAADEASISRMYGGIHYRSALENGQVEGEKVGKWVIQKIQTRKTAVASR
- a CDS encoding VCBS repeat-containing protein, translating into MKRIGLLMLAASTLLAGCNSFKSEKPLFQSLDSTQTGVSFANRLVPSEKLNILDYLYFYNGGGVSAGDINNDGLTDLYFVSNQGKNKLYLNKGNFKFEDITAKAGVEGFSDWQTGSTMADVNGDGFLDIYVCAVGNFRGLEGANELYINNGDGTFTEKAADYGLDFTGFSTQAAFFDYDHDGDLDCYLLNHAVHTSRSYDRVTARNLRHNESGDYLYENQLVTKAGKAPAGKTARFVNVSEKAGIYGAAMGYGLGISVADLNNDGWEDLYISNDFHEDDYYYVNNQNGTFTESVRKAFQHTSRFSMGNDIADVNNDGFADVMTLDMYPEDETVEKSSLGEDPLDIYFYKLAHGYMNQYSRNCLQLNLSGKKFMDVGAMTGVAATDWSWSPLLADYDNDGIKDLFVANGIVHRPNNLDYVKFAADDSLRYAMETSRSLDERATKLMPEGKVHNYLYRGTPSLRFEDKSIAWGFETPNFSNGAAYADLDNDGDLDLITNNIDDPAGLYRNDANELFPNNKHLTVKLKGEAPNTFGVGAKVILKYKDTTLVQQLMPTRGFESSVAPELLFGVGQHDSVDSLIVIWPNQQMEIQRNVKANQTITLQQTNAKLDGKNFRYTAPSISPLFADMTTNDSIPYKHKENREYFDFVREPLMPFEISTEGPHLAVGDVNGDGLEDVYAGGAKWQAGSLLIQQSDGRFKPSVQRAFVADSTYEDVDATFFDADGDKDLDLYVVSGGNEFYDKMPEQFDRLYLNDGQGNFSRATSALPPMYDNKSCVRPFDIDQDGDLDLFVGGRVVGFNYGKSPNSYLLINDGKGHFSDQTDKLASGLRKAGMITDAVWADYDGDKDQDLILAGDWMPIKIFANDKGKLSEVSTITESETPLNGFFQRIIAADFDRDGDIDLVAGNLGTNTKLRKTPDSQLRMWVKDVDNNQTTEQIIAYNRGKEWYPLAFKDELGKQMPGIINKRFTDYVSFAGKPLENVLSSQELNEAEEFTANQFASVYLENRNGKFVVHELPMMAQVSKLFALQAIDIDQDGDLDVLGGGNFYNVSTYQGRYDANYGLVLQNDGKGHFTALSPVDTGFMLNGEIRDIRPLRTTKGMLIAVARNSAGIQLFKPLLLK